In the Parashewanella tropica genome, ATCGTTAAGTAATAGATGTAATGCTCATTGTTGAGTTATTCGCTTTATTAACAATAAAAAATAACCCCAGTTTAGTGACTGGGGTTATTTGTCTGAAATGAATCAAGTTAAGGGTTTACTGCTCTGGAGTAACGGTAAAGGTTACACTTCCTGAATGTTCACCAATAGTTGCACCAATTGTAACTGTACCTTCTGCTATAAACTCAACAGAGCCTTCAGTTGAAACTGTTGCGATTTCGGGATCAGTTGAAGTCCAAGTCACTCGGTTGGTAATGTCTACACTCGCTCCACCTTCAGTAAAACCAAGTGCTTCCATTTGTGTTTCGCCGTTAATAGGAAAATTGTCTTCGCCACCATTGTGAGAAACTTCGATTCGGTCAAAGTTATCAGCAACAACCGTCACTTCAATGGGATCACTCTCAACACCATTTAGCATCGCCGTGATATTAGTTGAACCTGCACCTACAGTTTGGGTTTCGCCGCCGTTATCTCCGATTTCAATAACATTTGGGTTACTGGTTTTCCATTGTACCGCGTCAGTGATATCAATCTTTGATTGATTATCGTACGTCCCTTCGGCTGCAAAAGTAATATATGTACCTATGGCTACTTCAGTGGTATCAGATTGAGTACTGATCGCAATGCTATCAAGCTCATTACCAGCTGCAACAACGGTTACGGTTAAGTCTGGTGTAGTTAGAGTACCTCGAGTTGCAGTAATGATGACTTGACCAGTAGCTTTACCGGTAAGAGTATTGCCTTCAAAACTAGCGATAGCTGGAGCGTTACTGTTCCAAGTTACTGAGCTAGGGTCTACATCTTTTCGATCTTGATTTCGGAATGTTTCTTGAGGAATAAAATCGTGGTCTTGTCCGATTTCAATCGTGCTAATTTGATTTTTAATCCAAAGGCCATTAGGTGCAAGCTCTGAAACAAGAACCTTGATTGGATTACTTTCTATGTTTTGGTAAGTAGCAGTAACCGTTGTCTCACCTGGTTTTACACCTGTTAGCACACCAGTATCATTTACGGTTAAAATTTCAGGACTAGCACTTTTCCAAGTAACATCTTTTGTCAATTTAACCGAAGAGCCATCAGAAAAAACGCTAGCAACTTCAAGCTGTTTAGTACCATCGACATCAATATCAACATCATCAGACAAAATATTTACGGCCGTTAGTGTTTCTGCTTTTACAGATAATGATTTTGATTCTGCAGTTAACCCTTTGTAGGCGGCCGCTATTTCGGTTAGACCAGCTTCAATTGCTGAAACTAAACCTGTATCAGAAACAGTAGCAACGCTTTCATTTTTACTGCTCCAATCAGCATCTGCAGTAACATCCTTAGTTGAATTATCACTATAGGTCGCTGTTAACTTATGCGGATGAGAAGTCCCCTTTTGCATAACATCTTTAAAGTCAGTAATCGCTACTGAAGATAAAGTGGGAGCTGGCGGGGGAGTTGGGTCATCTTTTTTATCACTGCCACATGCAGCAACCAATAACAAAGACAACAGTGGTGTTAGATATTTAAACAATCCTTTCATAACGTCACCTACATCCTTATGGTATATGAAGATCGCAATTTCTCTATATTTACCTAAGAGAAGATTGCGGAGGTAAGTTCAATTTATAGTTGAATTTAAGGATATTGCCACTTTACGAGGAGAGACTTAATATAACGATTTTTATCGTAGGTGAGGAAAAAGTGTAAGTCTTTCGACCTACACTTTGTCGCTATTTTCTAGATATCTTCTAAATAATTTAAAATCCCTATGGCGGCTTTACGCCCTTCATCAATGGCGGTGACGACTAAATCTGCACCACGTACCATATCACCCCCTGAGAAAATTTTTGGGTTTGAGGTTTGATGAGCATAGTCTCGGCGATTAACCACAACTCGATTTTTTATGTCTAACTCAATATCGTGCTTAGCCAGCCAGTCGGCTGGGTTTGGCTGAAAACCAAAAGCGATGATAACGGCATCAGCCTCAATTACGCTATTTGAACCATCAACTAATTCAAAATTAGGGCGAGCATTTGGAGTTGATTGTGAGCTCTTTGTTTGCAAACACTCAACGCCGACTACAGAGTTATTTTCGGTTTTAATCTCAACGGGTTGGTGGTTGAAAATAAAGTTAACACCTTCTTCTTTGGCATTAGTGACTTCGTTAGCTGACCCCGGCATGCTGGATTCATCACGGCGATAAATGAGCGTGACTTTTTCAGCCCCTTGACGAATAGCTGTTCTTACACAATCCATTGAAGTATCACCACCACCCAATACGACAACATTACGACCTTGTAAGTTGATGTATGGGAACTCAGCGGTATCTTGACCCATGATGTGCTGCGTATTTCCAATTAAATAGGGTAGGGCTTGATAAACACCTTGTGAGTCCTCATTAGGTATATTGGCTTTTAGGGCTTTGTATGTTCCTAATCCCAAAAATACGGCATCGTGAGACGCAACCAAATCATCAAATGAAATGTCCACGCCAACATGGGTGTTAAGGCTAAAATTAACACCCATACCTTCTAAGATTTTACGTCGATTTTGAATGACAGACTTTTCAAGCTTGAAGGCCGGAATTCCATAAGTTAATAGTCCGCCGATTTCAGGGTATTTGTCGTATACCGTGGCTTTGATACCGTTCCTCGCTAACACATCGGCACAAGCTAACCCAGCAGGACCTGCACCAACAATGGCGACATTTTCTGATCGTGGAGTTACTTCTGATAAATCTGGTTTCCAACCTTCTTTGATTGCAGTGTCAGTGATATATCGTTCGATATTGCCAATGGTAACGGCGCCAAAGTCGTCATTGAGAGTACAAGAACCTTCACATAGACGATCTTGTGGGCAAACTCGACCACAAACTTCGGGTAGGCTGTTAGTTTGATGGACTAAATCAGCGGCTTCCATTAAGCGGTTTTCGGAAATGAGCTTTAACCAGTTTGGAATGTAATTGTGCAGCGGGCACTTCCATTCACAATAAGGGTTACCGCAATCCAAACAGCGTGAAGCTTGGGTATTTATTTCTTGTTGTTGATTAGGACGATATATTTCAACAAACTCGGAGCGTCTAAGGTTAATCGGTTGCTTTTCCGCTAAATGGCGCTCGGTATCTAAAAATTGAAAATCATTGCTCATACTGCCACCTTCTCGGACTGGATTTTGTTCCAATCTCTATTTTTATTAGGTCATTCATGGAATCATCCTTGTTGCTGAAGTGGGATGCTCAACTCAGGTTTGCGTTGATGGTTATCTTCTAGTAACTCATCAATATCCACATTTTTAGGTTTTACTAATTTGAAGCAGTGCTTCCAGTGACCGAACTCTTCAAGAATATGCTGGCCATGTTCACTGCCTGTTTCTGATACATGAAGTTGGATCAGTTGCTTAAGACGTGCTTGATGACCTTTATGATTAATTCTGATTGATTCGATAAATTCTGTATTAAGGCGTTTGTCGAACTTTCCATACTGATCAAACACATACGCATATCCGCCTGTCATGCCTGCACCAAAGTTAACTCCAGTGCGACCGAGAATGACGACAGTACCGCCTGTCATATATTCACAGGCATTATCACCTACACCTTCAACAACCGTTGTTGCGCCTGAATTTCTTACTGCGAATCGTTCTCCTGCTTGCCCTGCCGCATAGAGTTCACCGCCAGTGGCTCCATATAAGCAGGTATTGCCCATGATGGTGGCCGATTCACTGGCAAAGCGGCTGTTCTCTGGCGGACGAATGGTGATACGTCCTCCTGACATACCTTTTCCAACATAGTCGTTGCTGTCACCACAAAGCGTTAAGTTGACTCTAGGTGCGTTCCATACGCCAAAGCTTTGCCCAGCACTGCCATTAAAATTGAGATTAAGTTGGACTTGGTTAATGGCTGGTTCATTCTGCTGTGCCAAATGACCAGAGATACTCGCGCCAACAGCACGGTCTGTGTTGTTAATATCGTAATGGGCAATAAAGCCAGTGTTTTGCTTAATAGCTGGCTGGCAGGCTTGAAGTAGTCTTTGGTTCAATTCGCCAGTATCTTTTGGCTGATTTACTTGTGACCATTGAGTTGGGTTGTCATGAATTGACTCTTCTTTAGCTAGCACTCGACTTAAGTCGATGTGCTGGTGATGTTCGAGTTTTCCAGATATTTGAGAAAGGAGTTCACTGCGGCCAATAATATCTTCTATAGAGGTTACGCCTAGTTTGGCTAATTGCTCACGCAAATCTTGAGTTAAGAACTTGAAATACTGCATTACATTTTCAGGCTTGCCGTGATAATGCTTTTCACGCAAACGCTCATCTTGTGTTGCCACGCCTGTAGCGCAGTTGTTCAGATGACAAATTCGTAAAAATTTACACCCTAAGGCAATCATAGGTACGGTGCCAAAGCCAAAGCTTTCTGCGCCTAACAAGGCGGCTTTAATGATGTCAGTAGAAGATTTCAGTCCGCCATCCACTTGCAAGCGAATTTTATGTCGTAAACCATTTTTAACCAATGATTGATGTACTTCGGCTAAACCAAGTTCCCACGGACTGCCTGCATATTTCACTGAGGTAAGAGGGCTAGCGCCCGTTCCACCGTCATAACCCGAGACTGTGATCATATCGGCATAAGCCTTGGCTACCCCTGTAGCAATGGTTCCAATGCCGGGAGCAGAAACCAGTTTTACTGAAACTAAGGCGTTTGGATTAACCTGCTTTAAATCGAAAATCAACTGCGCTAAATCTTCAATCGAATAAATATCATGGTGCGGTGGTGGTGAAATTAATGATACGCCCGGTTTCGCGTATCTCAGCTTGGCTATTTCGACACTTACTTTGTGTCCGGGTAATTGTCCACCTTCACCGGGTTTAGCCCCCTGCGCTACTTTGATTTGCAATACATCAGCGTTGACGAGGTATTTAGCAGTTACACCGAAACGACCTGAGGCAATCTGTTTAATGGATGAATTGCGCTCCGAGTTATATCGACGTGCATCTTCGCCACCTTCACCAGAGTTTGAACGGCCACCAAGACGATTCATTGCAATGGCTAATGCTTCGTGGGCTTCTGTGCTCAAAGCCCCGATACTCATTGCGGCAGTATCAAAGCGCGAGTAAAGCGCTTCTGATGGTTCAACGTCGTGAATATCTCTTGGTGCATCAGACCAATTAATTTTTAGTAAATCTCTTAATGTAGCGATAGGGCGCTTATCGATTAAGTCACTAAATTCTTTGTATGTAGCATAATCTTGATTATTGAGTGCAGCTTGAAGCTTGGTGACAACATCAGGATTAAAGCAATGGTATTCTCCACCATTAACATATTTAAGTTGGCCACCTTGGCTAAGGGGTAAGAATGACTTTTTGGCTTGTTTATTCAGCTCTATCTGAGAATTGGATATTTCATCAAAGCCAATGCCTTCAATACGGCTCACTGCATCTTTAAAACAAAGTTCAACCACACTCTTATTAAAGCCAATAATTTCAAACTGCTGGCTGCAACGATAAGAACCTACAGTACTGATCCCCATTTTAGACATGATTTTACACAGCCCTTTTTCAATGCCTGAACGGTAATTGATATTGAGTTTGGTGTAATTTTGCTGCTGTGCTTGCCCCATAGCAGCCAATGATTCATAGACTAAATAGGGATAAATAGCCGTAGCTCCGAAGCCGAGTAATACTGCAAAATGATGGGGATCTTTAGTGGTACCCGTCTCGACAATAACATTGGTGTCGCAACGTAAGTCGTTATCAACCAAAGTACGATGAACTAGGCCAACGGCAAGTACGGCTGGGATTAACGGCTGAGTTTTGTCGGCAACTCTATCTGAAAGGATTAATAGTGTTGTGCCATTTTTAGCTAGTACCTTGGCTTCTCTTGCAATACGTTGGAGTGCTTCTTCTAACCCTTCTTCTTCACTATAAGATAATTGGATAGTGTCGTGGCGGTAATAATCAGGGTTTAGGTTTTTTAGTTGAGTAAAGTCACTATAAAGTAACACTGGCGATTGGAACATGACTCGGTAAGCATGTCCTGTGGTTTCGTTAAACAGGTTTTGCTCACGCCCAGCACAGGTTGCCAATGACATCACATGCTTTTCTCGTAACGGATCGATGGGAGGGTTGGTAACCTGAGCAAACTTTTGTCTAAAAAAATCGTACAGTGAACGTTGTTTACCTGACAAAACGGCTAACGGAGTATCATCACCCATAGAGCCAATGGCTTCTTGCCCGTTAGTAGCCATTGGCCAGATGACTTGCTCTAACTCTTCTTTGGTATAGCCAAATTCTTTTTGATAAGACAGAAGTGTTGCCTTACTCATTTCGAGGTGACCGTGCTCAGATTCAGGGAGGTCCTCAGCTGGAGTCAGCACCGTGCTGTGTTCTTGCATCCATGCTTTATATGGGTGACGAGCTTTTAAATCGTTATCAATTTCGAATGATTGGAATAATTTTCCTTTTAAAGTATCCAGTACCAAAAGCTCACCGGGACCTACTCGTCCTTTAGTGATCACATCACTGTCTTTGTAATCCCAAATACCGACTTCAGATGAAACGGTTAAAATGCGATCTGAAGTGATGATATAGCGAGAAGGGCGCAAGCCATTTCTATCGACTGAGCAAGCAGCAAAGCGACCATTAGTCATTACGACTCCAGCAGGACCGTCCCATGGCTCCATATGCATAGAGTTAAAGTCATAGAAAGCTTTTAACTCGTCATCCATATATGGGTTACTTTGCCATGCTGGTGGAATAAGTAATCGCATAGCTCGGTATAAATCCATGCCACCAGAAAGCAGCATGTCCAGCATATTATCTAGCGATGACGAGTCAGAGCCAGATTCATTAACAAAAGGTCTGGCTTGTTGTAAATCTGGCAAAAGTGGCGTGTGATATTTGTAAGAGCGCGCTTTAGCCCACTGCCTATTGCCTGTAATTGTGTTGATTTCGCCATTATGAGCGAGGTACCTGAACGGTTGAGCGAGCGGCCACTTTGGGTTTGTATTCGTCGAAAACCTTTGGTGGAATAAACAGATCGAGCTTTTAAAATTTGGGTGTTGTAAATCTGGATAATATTTATCCAAGTCAGCAGGCATCATCAGGCCTTTATAAACCACAACTTGACCAGAAAGACTGGCAACATAAAAGTCAGGGTCGTCAGTAATACTTTGTTCAAGACGACGACGAGCCATATATAAACGCCTTTCGAGATCTTTTACTCGCCACCCCATAGGGCTATTGATCAGAACTTGCAGGATTTGGGGCTCAGATTCAGCTGCGATCTCTCCTAATACATTACTGTTTGTTGGCACTTCTCGCCAACCAGCAATGCTGAGAGTTTCTTTTAGTAGCTCATTTTCGAATTGCTGCTTTACATACTCAGCCTTCAACGGATCTTTGCTGACAAAAATGACACCAACGGCAAACTTTTTATTGAGGTGCCAGTTGTTTTCTTTGGCGATTTGAACAAAAAAATCATTAGGGGTTTGCATTAAGATCCCACAACCGTCCCCAGTTTTTCCGTCAGCTGCAATACCACCTCGGTGTTTGAGTTTGTCTAAGCTGTGTATCGCACGTTGTACAATCTTATGGCAAGCCTCACCGTCCATTTGTGCTATCAGACCAAATCCACAATTATCCTTTTCAAAACTAGGGTGATACAAACTCATAAGTTACTCCATTTTAAACGCCTAGAGCATAAATAAATATGCAGCAAGATTGACTAAAATATAATTATTGGGAGTTGAGGTCAAATAGGGTGGGTAAAACAATCTGTTTTTTTGTTTCTTTTTTGTAATCTTGTTACTTTGTTTTGTTAGAAAACCCTATGAATTAGAGTTTGATTTTGTTTTTTGTAAATTTTTAACAAAGGTTGAGCTACTGTGGGTTTGACATGAGGGGGGAGATGATTTTGTATCAATTCACAAACTATTCAATCAGATAAGATCATGAGCGCTCAAATTAAGTGATTATATATTTAACATATTTAACTTTTGTTTCACTTTTAACTATTCATTCACTTTTGGTTGTGGTATTGATAATGGCCGATGTAAAAAAATAAATATATCAAAGAGGTAAAGCTGTACTCTTATCAATCAAAAGGGACACGGATGATTAAGTTAAAAAAACTAGTGGTAGCAACTTCTATTCTTTCTGTATCAGCACCAATATTTGCAGCTGATAATGAAAATGAAGCAGTTGAAAGAATCGAAGTTACGGGTTCTCACATTAAAAGAACTGATATGGAAGGGCCTACGCCCGTAACCACTTTGACAGCACAGGATTTAGCAGATAGCGGTGCAACTGATTTGATTGGTGCTTTAGCTAAACTGCCTATTGCTGGTACAGGGACATTCTCTACACAAGGTAACAGCAGTGATGACACCTCTAATGGTGGCTCAAGTGTTTCATTAAGAGGATTGGGCGCTGACTCAACCTTAATCTTGGTAAATGGACGTCGTGTTTCGGTAAGCCCTTTTGCGAAGGGTATTGATACCGCATACGTTGACTTAAACAATATTCCGATTGCTGCAATTAAACGTGTCGATATTCAAAAAGACGGTGCTAGTGCGATTTATGGCTCAGATGCTATTGCTGGCGTTATTAATGTCATCTTAAAAGACGATCTTGATGGTGCACAAATCAGTGCTAAATATGGCTCAACACCTAAAGGTGGGGAAGAGCAGAATCTGAGTTTAGTTTGGGGTAACCAAGCTGAGAATAGTAAGCATACTTTTGTTTTAGATTACTTTAATCGTGAAGAAGTCCTTTACGGTGATCGCAGTTTCTCTAAAACGGCTAATCAAAAAGCCAGAACAGGCGATAAGCATGCGACTGACTTTAGAAGCTCTTCCGGTTTTCCTGGTACCATTGCTTTAAGATCTGATCCAAGCAATCGTATTCCCGATACCTTCGGTAAAGATAAGTGCCCTGAAGATCAGATAGTTGGAAACTTATGTCGTTATGATTATGCTCCGCATATGTCTATGATCCCTAAAACTGAACGTTTCAGTTTTAACTACATGGGAAAATATGAAATTAATGACAGTGTTCGAGGTTTTGCTGAGTTAAACGGTCAGAATTCTCGTACTGTTGTTAAAGGTGCGGGTAGCCCAAGCTTTAATGAACTCACTATGGCTGGTGATAACCCAAATCACCCGTTTGCAGATCAACCTAATCATGAGTTTCACGGAAAAGACCTAACTATGCGTCGTCGTATGGTAGACATTGGTAACCGTCTAAAGCGTGTTGATTCAAATTATTATCGTGCGATTGTTGGTCTTGAAGGTGAAATCAATGATTGGTCATGGGAAGTGGCTTATAACTTCATTAAGTCTCAATCGGTAGAACGTGGTGTCGATGGTTTCCCGAATAAACGTCGTGTTCAAGAAGCTATTGATAATGGTTCTTTCGATCCATTTGAACCATCAAAAAACTCTCAAGAAACCTTAGATTTTATTGAGACGACGACTAATCGTGTCGGTAAGTCGACCATGAAGTCTGTTGATGCAACTATTTCAGGTCCATTAATGGAAATGGAACACGGAGACTTGATGCTGGCAGTGGGTGCTGAATATCGTAAAGAGTCTATTTCTGATAACCCAGATGATCAGTACATTCGAGGGGAAATCTTTGGTACAGAAGCAACACAAGCTCAAGGCAGCAGAGACAATACCGCTATCTACGCAGAAGTTGCAATACCAGTCCTAGACACTTTAGAAGTACAGCTTGCTGTTCGTCATGAAGACTATAGCGATTTTGGTACTACTACAGATCCTAAAGTTTCATTCTTATGGAACCCAATGGACAATCTTTCTGTTCGTGGTTCATACGGAACCGCTTTCCGTGCTCCTTCGCTGCACCAGCTAGGTTTAGGGCGCACTGATGAGTCGCCAACCTTGATTGATACATTACGTTGTGATGCGATTGGAGCGCAACCGTCTGGGATCGATCCTTGTAAAGGCTTTGAGTACACCGCAGTTTTCCAAGGTAACCCTGACTTAAAACCTGAAGAATCAAAAAGCTACAACTTGGGCTTGATTTATAACCTGACGGATCAAATCGACTTCTCTATTGATTACTACAATTATCAAATCGAGAACATCATTGATTCTGATACTCAGCATGTCTTGAGCACTGAAGGTCTTGATCCTAAGGTCGTTAAACGTACTCCAACGTCAATTCCAAACGATCCAGGTGAAATTGTTTCTATCAATGACAGTTTCCGAAACATTGGTGATTTAGATACATCGGGTATCGATTTCAATGCGAACTATCTATTTGAAACTGGCGCAGGTGATTTCAAAGTCTCATATACCTTGAACTACATTCTTGAATTTGAAGAACGTCGTAAAGGTCAAGTTCGTAAAGAGGTTGGTGATTTTGATTTACCACAGTTCAGAGCAAGAATTAATACTGACTGGAGTTATAACGACTTAAAAGCGAACCTTGCAATTAACCATATTGGTTCGTTTAAGCAGCATTCGTCGGTTAGAAAGCAAAAAGATGGCACCACCTTAAAAGATGTTGATGCAATGATAACTATTGATACAGCTGTGAGTTATTTTGGTATCGAGAATACAGTGCTTACCTTAGGTGCAACTAACCTATTCAATGAGAAGCCACCATTTGTTTATAACGAATTTATGGGATTCTCTACGGATACGCACAGCGGGCAAGGTCGCTTTTGGTATGTGAATGCGTCGTATAAGTTCTAAGTTCAAATAGAAGTTTATAACTTACCAGGCTCTAAATCATGATTTAGAGCCTTTCTTTTTTATTAACCCACTACATTAAACGTGTTTTTATTTTTAAACCACTTAGCAACGTTTTGGTTGATAGACACCCAAACTTGGAAAATACAAAATAAAGTCCAAGTTCCTAAAATGGTATATTCAGCCGTTGTCGAAATCGATAAATTCAACTCAAGTAAC is a window encoding:
- a CDS encoding Ig-like domain-containing protein, whose translation is MKGLFKYLTPLLSLLLVAACGSDKKDDPTPPPAPTLSSVAITDFKDVMQKGTSHPHKLTATYSDNSTKDVTADADWSSKNESVATVSDTGLVSAIEAGLTEIAAAYKGLTAESKSLSVKAETLTAVNILSDDVDIDVDGTKQLEVASVFSDGSSVKLTKDVTWKSASPEILTVNDTGVLTGVKPGETTVTATYQNIESNPIKVLVSELAPNGLWIKNQISTIEIGQDHDFIPQETFRNQDRKDVDPSSVTWNSNAPAIASFEGNTLTGKATGQVIITATRGTLTTPDLTVTVVAAGNELDSIAISTQSDTTEVAIGTYITFAAEGTYDNQSKIDITDAVQWKTSNPNVIEIGDNGGETQTVGAGSTNITAMLNGVESDPIEVTVVADNFDRIEVSHNGGEDNFPINGETQMEALGFTEGGASVDITNRVTWTSTDPEIATVSTEGSVEFIAEGTVTIGATIGEHSGSVTFTVTPEQ
- a CDS encoding FAD-dependent oxidoreductase produces the protein MSNDFQFLDTERHLAEKQPINLRRSEFVEIYRPNQQQEINTQASRCLDCGNPYCEWKCPLHNYIPNWLKLISENRLMEAADLVHQTNSLPEVCGRVCPQDRLCEGSCTLNDDFGAVTIGNIERYITDTAIKEGWKPDLSEVTPRSENVAIVGAGPAGLACADVLARNGIKATVYDKYPEIGGLLTYGIPAFKLEKSVIQNRRKILEGMGVNFSLNTHVGVDISFDDLVASHDAVFLGLGTYKALKANIPNEDSQGVYQALPYLIGNTQHIMGQDTAEFPYINLQGRNVVVLGGGDTSMDCVRTAIRQGAEKVTLIYRRDESSMPGSANEVTNAKEEGVNFIFNHQPVEIKTENNSVVGVECLQTKSSQSTPNARPNFELVDGSNSVIEADAVIIAFGFQPNPADWLAKHDIELDIKNRVVVNRRDYAHQTSNPKIFSGGDMVRGADLVVTAIDEGRKAAIGILNYLEDI
- the gltB gene encoding glutamate synthase large subunit, with protein sequence MSLYHPSFEKDNCGFGLIAQMDGEACHKIVQRAIHSLDKLKHRGGIAADGKTGDGCGILMQTPNDFFVQIAKENNWHLNKKFAVGVIFVSKDPLKAEYVKQQFENELLKETLSIAGWREVPTNSNVLGEIAAESEPQILQVLINSPMGWRVKDLERRLYMARRRLEQSITDDPDFYVASLSGQVVVYKGLMMPADLDKYYPDLQHPNFKSSICLFHQRFSTNTNPKWPLAQPFRYLAHNGEINTITGNRQWAKARSYKYHTPLLPDLQQARPFVNESGSDSSSLDNMLDMLLSGGMDLYRAMRLLIPPAWQSNPYMDDELKAFYDFNSMHMEPWDGPAGVVMTNGRFAACSVDRNGLRPSRYIITSDRILTVSSEVGIWDYKDSDVITKGRVGPGELLVLDTLKGKLFQSFEIDNDLKARHPYKAWMQEHSTVLTPAEDLPESEHGHLEMSKATLLSYQKEFGYTKEELEQVIWPMATNGQEAIGSMGDDTPLAVLSGKQRSLYDFFRQKFAQVTNPPIDPLREKHVMSLATCAGREQNLFNETTGHAYRVMFQSPVLLYSDFTQLKNLNPDYYRHDTIQLSYSEEEGLEEALQRIAREAKVLAKNGTTLLILSDRVADKTQPLIPAVLAVGLVHRTLVDNDLRCDTNVIVETGTTKDPHHFAVLLGFGATAIYPYLVYESLAAMGQAQQQNYTKLNINYRSGIEKGLCKIMSKMGISTVGSYRCSQQFEIIGFNKSVVELCFKDAVSRIEGIGFDEISNSQIELNKQAKKSFLPLSQGGQLKYVNGGEYHCFNPDVVTKLQAALNNQDYATYKEFSDLIDKRPIATLRDLLKINWSDAPRDIHDVEPSEALYSRFDTAAMSIGALSTEAHEALAIAMNRLGGRSNSGEGGEDARRYNSERNSSIKQIASGRFGVTAKYLVNADVLQIKVAQGAKPGEGGQLPGHKVSVEIAKLRYAKPGVSLISPPPHHDIYSIEDLAQLIFDLKQVNPNALVSVKLVSAPGIGTIATGVAKAYADMITVSGYDGGTGASPLTSVKYAGSPWELGLAEVHQSLVKNGLRHKIRLQVDGGLKSSTDIIKAALLGAESFGFGTVPMIALGCKFLRICHLNNCATGVATQDERLREKHYHGKPENVMQYFKFLTQDLREQLAKLGVTSIEDIIGRSELLSQISGKLEHHQHIDLSRVLAKEESIHDNPTQWSQVNQPKDTGELNQRLLQACQPAIKQNTGFIAHYDINNTDRAVGASISGHLAQQNEPAINQVQLNLNFNGSAGQSFGVWNAPRVNLTLCGDSNDYVGKGMSGGRITIRPPENSRFASESATIMGNTCLYGATGGELYAAGQAGERFAVRNSGATTVVEGVGDNACEYMTGGTVVILGRTGVNFGAGMTGGYAYVFDQYGKFDKRLNTEFIESIRINHKGHQARLKQLIQLHVSETGSEHGQHILEEFGHWKHCFKLVKPKNVDIDELLEDNHQRKPELSIPLQQQG
- a CDS encoding TonB-dependent receptor plug domain-containing protein gives rise to the protein MIKLKKLVVATSILSVSAPIFAADNENEAVERIEVTGSHIKRTDMEGPTPVTTLTAQDLADSGATDLIGALAKLPIAGTGTFSTQGNSSDDTSNGGSSVSLRGLGADSTLILVNGRRVSVSPFAKGIDTAYVDLNNIPIAAIKRVDIQKDGASAIYGSDAIAGVINVILKDDLDGAQISAKYGSTPKGGEEQNLSLVWGNQAENSKHTFVLDYFNREEVLYGDRSFSKTANQKARTGDKHATDFRSSSGFPGTIALRSDPSNRIPDTFGKDKCPEDQIVGNLCRYDYAPHMSMIPKTERFSFNYMGKYEINDSVRGFAELNGQNSRTVVKGAGSPSFNELTMAGDNPNHPFADQPNHEFHGKDLTMRRRMVDIGNRLKRVDSNYYRAIVGLEGEINDWSWEVAYNFIKSQSVERGVDGFPNKRRVQEAIDNGSFDPFEPSKNSQETLDFIETTTNRVGKSTMKSVDATISGPLMEMEHGDLMLAVGAEYRKESISDNPDDQYIRGEIFGTEATQAQGSRDNTAIYAEVAIPVLDTLEVQLAVRHEDYSDFGTTTDPKVSFLWNPMDNLSVRGSYGTAFRAPSLHQLGLGRTDESPTLIDTLRCDAIGAQPSGIDPCKGFEYTAVFQGNPDLKPEESKSYNLGLIYNLTDQIDFSIDYYNYQIENIIDSDTQHVLSTEGLDPKVVKRTPTSIPNDPGEIVSINDSFRNIGDLDTSGIDFNANYLFETGAGDFKVSYTLNYILEFEERRKGQVRKEVGDFDLPQFRARINTDWSYNDLKANLAINHIGSFKQHSSVRKQKDGTTLKDVDAMITIDTAVSYFGIENTVLTLGATNLFNEKPPFVYNEFMGFSTDTHSGQGRFWYVNASYKF